In Populus trichocarpa isolate Nisqually-1 chromosome 12, P.trichocarpa_v4.1, whole genome shotgun sequence, a genomic segment contains:
- the LOC7482174 gene encoding K(+) efflux antiporter 5 isoform X1 produces the protein MKRGGFACGFGFSRCCCLLLILVCVNGRSDKEVRERFYGNLVNSSAPDNGEGSIAKMFDRVLEKEFSDNDQPEGSDGSSFNNSVADQQAVLETVAKITHEKGKKNDTQVAKYGSVGSRPFQLQDVFSLENEESEDMATLIDKKDNVFVMSNKKSKYPILQVDLRLISDLVVAIVSAAIGGIIFSCLGQPVIVGYLLAGSIIGPGGLNFISEMVQVETVAQFGVVFLLFALGLEFSLTKLKVVGPVAVLGGMLQIVIFMCLCGIVAAMCGAKLSEGVFVGSFLSMSSTAVVVKFLIERNSSNSLHGQVTIGTLIFQDCAIGLLFALLPVLGGNSGALQGMISMGKLLLVLSVYLTAASFMSWSFVPRFLKLMIQLSSQTNELYQLAAVAFCLLSAWCSDKLGLSLELGSFVAGIMISTTDFAQHTLEQVEPIRNLFAALFLSSIGMLIHVHFLWNHVDILLASVILVIVVKTTIAAAVTKAFGYSIRTSFHVGVLLAQIGEFAFVLLSRASNLHLIEGKMYLLLLGTTALSLVTTPLLFKLIPNVMNLGILLQWFPSESSTPNKWFPSENGTPNEERVSMIEVRNRLL, from the exons ATGAAAAGAGGAGGGTTTGCATGTGGATTTGGATTCAGCAGGTGCTGTTGTTTGCTCTTGATTTTGGTCTGTGTAAATGGGAGATCCGATAAGGAAGTAAGGGAGAGGTTTTATGGGAATTTGGTGAATTCATCAGCACCTGATAATGGAGAAGGAAGTATTGCTAAAATGTTTGATCGTGTTCTTGAAAAAGAGTTCTCTGACAATGATCAACCTGAAG GTTCTGATGGAAGCAGCTTCAACAACAGTGTAGCTGACCAGCAA GCTGTTTTGGAGACTGTTGCTAAAATCACTCATGAGAAGGGCAAGAAAAACGATACACAAGTGGCTAAGTATGGAAgcgt TGGATCTAGACCTTTTCAGCTTCAAGATGTATTTTCACTGGAAAATGAGGAATCTGAGGATATGGCAACCCTGATTGACAAAAAG GACAATGTATTTGTCATGTCGAACAAGAAATCCAAGTATCCAATTCTTCAAGTAGATTTGAG ATTAATTTCTGATCTAGTGGTTGCCATAGTTTCTGCTGCCATTGGTGGAATTATCTTTTCTTGTTTGGGTCAACCG GTTATTGTTGGCTATCTTCTAGCAGGTTCCATCATTGGACCAGGGGGTCTGAATTTCATCAGTGAGATGGTACAG GTCGAAACTGTTGCACAGTTTGGTGTTGTGTTTCTTCTTTTTGCGTTAGGACTGGAGTTTTCTTTGACTAAG TTAAAAGTTGTGGGCCCTGTAGCTGTTCTTGGAGGGATGcttcaaattgtaatttttatgtgCTTGTGTGGCATAGTTGCTGCG ATGTGTGGAGCAAAGTTGTCTGAGGGTGTATTTGTGGGTTCGTTCCTGTCAATGTCATCAACAGCAGTG GTGGTGAAATTTTTGATAGAACGGAATAGTAGTAATTCTCTTCATGGTCAAGTTACCATCGGGACCCTGATTTTTCag GATTGTGCTATTGGTTTATTATTTGCTTTGCTTCCAGTTTTGGGTGGCAACAGTGGCGCTCTGCAAGGAATGATTTCAATGGGGAAGTT GTTATTGGTCTTGTCCGTATACCTCACAGCTGCATCTTTTATGTCCTGGTCGTTTGTTCCTCGCTTTCTTAAGTTAATGATACAGCTATCATCTCAA ACAAATGAACTTTATCAGCTTGCTGCTGTTGCTTTCTGCTTGTTGTCTGCTTGG TGCAGTGACAAGCTGGGCCTTAGTCTTGAGTTGGGTTCATTCGTGGCTGGAATCATGATATCTACCACCGACTTTGCACAGCATACTTTAGAACAG GTGGAACCAATCAGGAACCTGTTCgcagctctctttctttctagtaTTGGAATGCTCATACATGTACATTTTCTGTGGAACCATGTGGATATATTGCTAGCGTCTGTGATTCTGGTTATTGTTGTCAAGACAACCATTGCTGCTGCAGTTACTAAAGCCTTCGGATATAGCATCAGGACATCATTCCAC GTTGGAGTATTGCTTGCTCAAATTGGAGAATTTGCTTTTGTTCTTCTGAGTCGTGCCTCCAATCTTCATCTCATTGAG GGAAAgatgtatcttcttcttcttggaaCAACAGCTCTTAGTCTG GTAACAACTCCTCTCCTGTTCAAGTTGATACCTAACGTCATGAATTTGGGCATCCTTTTGCAATGGTTTCCATCAGAGAGCAGCACTCCAAATAAATGGTTTCCATCGGAGAATGGTACTCCAAATGAG GAAAGAGTTTCTATGATTGAAGTACGTAACAGATTGTTGTGA
- the LOC7482174 gene encoding K(+) efflux antiporter 5 isoform X4, whose translation MKRGGFACGFGFSRCCCLLLILVCVNGRSDKEVRERFYGNLVNSSAPDNGEGSIAKMFDRVLEKEFSDNDQPEGSDGSSFNNSVADQQAVLETVAKITHEKGKKNDTQVANGSRPFQLQDVFSLENEESEDMATLIDKKDNVFVMSNKKSKYPILQVDLRLISDLVVAIVSAAIGGIIFSCLGQPVIVGYLLAGSIIGPGGLNFISEMVQVETVAQFGVVFLLFALGLEFSLTKLKVVGPVAVLGGMLQIVIFMCLCGIVAAMCGAKLSEGVFVGSFLSMSSTAVVVKFLIERNSSNSLHGQVTIGTLIFQDCAIGLLFALLPVLGGNSGALQGMISMGKLLLVLSVYLTAASFMSWSFVPRFLKLMIQLSSQTNELYQLAAVAFCLLSAWCSDKLGLSLELGSFVAGIMISTTDFAQHTLEQVEPIRNLFAALFLSSIGMLIHVHFLWNHVDILLASVILVIVVKTTIAAAVTKAFGYSIRTSFHVGVLLAQIGEFAFVLLSRASNLHLIEGKMYLLLLGTTALSLVTTPLLFKLIPNVMNLGILLQWFPSESSTPNKWFPSENGKSFYD comes from the exons ATGAAAAGAGGAGGGTTTGCATGTGGATTTGGATTCAGCAGGTGCTGTTGTTTGCTCTTGATTTTGGTCTGTGTAAATGGGAGATCCGATAAGGAAGTAAGGGAGAGGTTTTATGGGAATTTGGTGAATTCATCAGCACCTGATAATGGAGAAGGAAGTATTGCTAAAATGTTTGATCGTGTTCTTGAAAAAGAGTTCTCTGACAATGATCAACCTGAAG GTTCTGATGGAAGCAGCTTCAACAACAGTGTAGCTGACCAGCAA GCTGTTTTGGAGACTGTTGCTAAAATCACTCATGAGAAGGGCAAGAAAAACGATACACAAGTGGCTAA TGGATCTAGACCTTTTCAGCTTCAAGATGTATTTTCACTGGAAAATGAGGAATCTGAGGATATGGCAACCCTGATTGACAAAAAG GACAATGTATTTGTCATGTCGAACAAGAAATCCAAGTATCCAATTCTTCAAGTAGATTTGAG ATTAATTTCTGATCTAGTGGTTGCCATAGTTTCTGCTGCCATTGGTGGAATTATCTTTTCTTGTTTGGGTCAACCG GTTATTGTTGGCTATCTTCTAGCAGGTTCCATCATTGGACCAGGGGGTCTGAATTTCATCAGTGAGATGGTACAG GTCGAAACTGTTGCACAGTTTGGTGTTGTGTTTCTTCTTTTTGCGTTAGGACTGGAGTTTTCTTTGACTAAG TTAAAAGTTGTGGGCCCTGTAGCTGTTCTTGGAGGGATGcttcaaattgtaatttttatgtgCTTGTGTGGCATAGTTGCTGCG ATGTGTGGAGCAAAGTTGTCTGAGGGTGTATTTGTGGGTTCGTTCCTGTCAATGTCATCAACAGCAGTG GTGGTGAAATTTTTGATAGAACGGAATAGTAGTAATTCTCTTCATGGTCAAGTTACCATCGGGACCCTGATTTTTCag GATTGTGCTATTGGTTTATTATTTGCTTTGCTTCCAGTTTTGGGTGGCAACAGTGGCGCTCTGCAAGGAATGATTTCAATGGGGAAGTT GTTATTGGTCTTGTCCGTATACCTCACAGCTGCATCTTTTATGTCCTGGTCGTTTGTTCCTCGCTTTCTTAAGTTAATGATACAGCTATCATCTCAA ACAAATGAACTTTATCAGCTTGCTGCTGTTGCTTTCTGCTTGTTGTCTGCTTGG TGCAGTGACAAGCTGGGCCTTAGTCTTGAGTTGGGTTCATTCGTGGCTGGAATCATGATATCTACCACCGACTTTGCACAGCATACTTTAGAACAG GTGGAACCAATCAGGAACCTGTTCgcagctctctttctttctagtaTTGGAATGCTCATACATGTACATTTTCTGTGGAACCATGTGGATATATTGCTAGCGTCTGTGATTCTGGTTATTGTTGTCAAGACAACCATTGCTGCTGCAGTTACTAAAGCCTTCGGATATAGCATCAGGACATCATTCCAC GTTGGAGTATTGCTTGCTCAAATTGGAGAATTTGCTTTTGTTCTTCTGAGTCGTGCCTCCAATCTTCATCTCATTGAG GGAAAgatgtatcttcttcttcttggaaCAACAGCTCTTAGTCTG GTAACAACTCCTCTCCTGTTCAAGTTGATACCTAACGTCATGAATTTGGGCATCCTTTTGCAATGGTTTCCATCAGAGAGCAGCACTCCAAATAAATGGTTTCCATCGGAGAATG GAAAGAGTTTCTATGATTGA
- the LOC7482174 gene encoding K(+) efflux antiporter 5 isoform X2 — translation MKRGGFACGFGFSRCCCLLLILVCVNGRSDKEVRERFYGNLVNSSAPDNGEGSIAKMFDRVLEKEFSDNDQPEGSDGSSFNNSVADQQAVLETVAKITHEKGKKNDTQVANGSRPFQLQDVFSLENEESEDMATLIDKKDNVFVMSNKKSKYPILQVDLRLISDLVVAIVSAAIGGIIFSCLGQPVIVGYLLAGSIIGPGGLNFISEMVQVETVAQFGVVFLLFALGLEFSLTKLKVVGPVAVLGGMLQIVIFMCLCGIVAAMCGAKLSEGVFVGSFLSMSSTAVVVKFLIERNSSNSLHGQVTIGTLIFQDCAIGLLFALLPVLGGNSGALQGMISMGKLLLVLSVYLTAASFMSWSFVPRFLKLMIQLSSQTNELYQLAAVAFCLLSAWCSDKLGLSLELGSFVAGIMISTTDFAQHTLEQVEPIRNLFAALFLSSIGMLIHVHFLWNHVDILLASVILVIVVKTTIAAAVTKAFGYSIRTSFHVGVLLAQIGEFAFVLLSRASNLHLIEGKMYLLLLGTTALSLVTTPLLFKLIPNVMNLGILLQWFPSESSTPNKWFPSENGTPNEERVSMIEVRNRLL, via the exons ATGAAAAGAGGAGGGTTTGCATGTGGATTTGGATTCAGCAGGTGCTGTTGTTTGCTCTTGATTTTGGTCTGTGTAAATGGGAGATCCGATAAGGAAGTAAGGGAGAGGTTTTATGGGAATTTGGTGAATTCATCAGCACCTGATAATGGAGAAGGAAGTATTGCTAAAATGTTTGATCGTGTTCTTGAAAAAGAGTTCTCTGACAATGATCAACCTGAAG GTTCTGATGGAAGCAGCTTCAACAACAGTGTAGCTGACCAGCAA GCTGTTTTGGAGACTGTTGCTAAAATCACTCATGAGAAGGGCAAGAAAAACGATACACAAGTGGCTAA TGGATCTAGACCTTTTCAGCTTCAAGATGTATTTTCACTGGAAAATGAGGAATCTGAGGATATGGCAACCCTGATTGACAAAAAG GACAATGTATTTGTCATGTCGAACAAGAAATCCAAGTATCCAATTCTTCAAGTAGATTTGAG ATTAATTTCTGATCTAGTGGTTGCCATAGTTTCTGCTGCCATTGGTGGAATTATCTTTTCTTGTTTGGGTCAACCG GTTATTGTTGGCTATCTTCTAGCAGGTTCCATCATTGGACCAGGGGGTCTGAATTTCATCAGTGAGATGGTACAG GTCGAAACTGTTGCACAGTTTGGTGTTGTGTTTCTTCTTTTTGCGTTAGGACTGGAGTTTTCTTTGACTAAG TTAAAAGTTGTGGGCCCTGTAGCTGTTCTTGGAGGGATGcttcaaattgtaatttttatgtgCTTGTGTGGCATAGTTGCTGCG ATGTGTGGAGCAAAGTTGTCTGAGGGTGTATTTGTGGGTTCGTTCCTGTCAATGTCATCAACAGCAGTG GTGGTGAAATTTTTGATAGAACGGAATAGTAGTAATTCTCTTCATGGTCAAGTTACCATCGGGACCCTGATTTTTCag GATTGTGCTATTGGTTTATTATTTGCTTTGCTTCCAGTTTTGGGTGGCAACAGTGGCGCTCTGCAAGGAATGATTTCAATGGGGAAGTT GTTATTGGTCTTGTCCGTATACCTCACAGCTGCATCTTTTATGTCCTGGTCGTTTGTTCCTCGCTTTCTTAAGTTAATGATACAGCTATCATCTCAA ACAAATGAACTTTATCAGCTTGCTGCTGTTGCTTTCTGCTTGTTGTCTGCTTGG TGCAGTGACAAGCTGGGCCTTAGTCTTGAGTTGGGTTCATTCGTGGCTGGAATCATGATATCTACCACCGACTTTGCACAGCATACTTTAGAACAG GTGGAACCAATCAGGAACCTGTTCgcagctctctttctttctagtaTTGGAATGCTCATACATGTACATTTTCTGTGGAACCATGTGGATATATTGCTAGCGTCTGTGATTCTGGTTATTGTTGTCAAGACAACCATTGCTGCTGCAGTTACTAAAGCCTTCGGATATAGCATCAGGACATCATTCCAC GTTGGAGTATTGCTTGCTCAAATTGGAGAATTTGCTTTTGTTCTTCTGAGTCGTGCCTCCAATCTTCATCTCATTGAG GGAAAgatgtatcttcttcttcttggaaCAACAGCTCTTAGTCTG GTAACAACTCCTCTCCTGTTCAAGTTGATACCTAACGTCATGAATTTGGGCATCCTTTTGCAATGGTTTCCATCAGAGAGCAGCACTCCAAATAAATGGTTTCCATCGGAGAATGGTACTCCAAATGAG GAAAGAGTTTCTATGATTGAAGTACGTAACAGATTGTTGTGA
- the LOC7482174 gene encoding K(+) efflux antiporter 5 isoform X3, giving the protein MKRGGFACGFGFSRCCCLLLILVCVNGRSDKEVRERFYGNLVNSSAPDNGEGSIAKMFDRVLEKEFSDNDQPEGSDGSSFNNSVADQQAVLETVAKITHEKGKKNDTQVAKYGSVGSRPFQLQDVFSLENEESEDMATLIDKKDNVFVMSNKKSKYPILQVDLRLISDLVVAIVSAAIGGIIFSCLGQPVIVGYLLAGSIIGPGGLNFISEMVQVETVAQFGVVFLLFALGLEFSLTKLKVVGPVAVLGGMLQIVIFMCLCGIVAAMCGAKLSEGVFVGSFLSMSSTAVVVKFLIERNSSNSLHGQVTIGTLIFQDCAIGLLFALLPVLGGNSGALQGMISMGKLLLVLSVYLTAASFMSWSFVPRFLKLMIQLSSQTNELYQLAAVAFCLLSAWCSDKLGLSLELGSFVAGIMISTTDFAQHTLEQVEPIRNLFAALFLSSIGMLIHVHFLWNHVDILLASVILVIVVKTTIAAAVTKAFGYSIRTSFHVGVLLAQIGEFAFVLLSRASNLHLIEGKMYLLLLGTTALSLVTTPLLFKLIPNVMNLGILLQWFPSESSTPNKWFPSENGKSFYD; this is encoded by the exons ATGAAAAGAGGAGGGTTTGCATGTGGATTTGGATTCAGCAGGTGCTGTTGTTTGCTCTTGATTTTGGTCTGTGTAAATGGGAGATCCGATAAGGAAGTAAGGGAGAGGTTTTATGGGAATTTGGTGAATTCATCAGCACCTGATAATGGAGAAGGAAGTATTGCTAAAATGTTTGATCGTGTTCTTGAAAAAGAGTTCTCTGACAATGATCAACCTGAAG GTTCTGATGGAAGCAGCTTCAACAACAGTGTAGCTGACCAGCAA GCTGTTTTGGAGACTGTTGCTAAAATCACTCATGAGAAGGGCAAGAAAAACGATACACAAGTGGCTAAGTATGGAAgcgt TGGATCTAGACCTTTTCAGCTTCAAGATGTATTTTCACTGGAAAATGAGGAATCTGAGGATATGGCAACCCTGATTGACAAAAAG GACAATGTATTTGTCATGTCGAACAAGAAATCCAAGTATCCAATTCTTCAAGTAGATTTGAG ATTAATTTCTGATCTAGTGGTTGCCATAGTTTCTGCTGCCATTGGTGGAATTATCTTTTCTTGTTTGGGTCAACCG GTTATTGTTGGCTATCTTCTAGCAGGTTCCATCATTGGACCAGGGGGTCTGAATTTCATCAGTGAGATGGTACAG GTCGAAACTGTTGCACAGTTTGGTGTTGTGTTTCTTCTTTTTGCGTTAGGACTGGAGTTTTCTTTGACTAAG TTAAAAGTTGTGGGCCCTGTAGCTGTTCTTGGAGGGATGcttcaaattgtaatttttatgtgCTTGTGTGGCATAGTTGCTGCG ATGTGTGGAGCAAAGTTGTCTGAGGGTGTATTTGTGGGTTCGTTCCTGTCAATGTCATCAACAGCAGTG GTGGTGAAATTTTTGATAGAACGGAATAGTAGTAATTCTCTTCATGGTCAAGTTACCATCGGGACCCTGATTTTTCag GATTGTGCTATTGGTTTATTATTTGCTTTGCTTCCAGTTTTGGGTGGCAACAGTGGCGCTCTGCAAGGAATGATTTCAATGGGGAAGTT GTTATTGGTCTTGTCCGTATACCTCACAGCTGCATCTTTTATGTCCTGGTCGTTTGTTCCTCGCTTTCTTAAGTTAATGATACAGCTATCATCTCAA ACAAATGAACTTTATCAGCTTGCTGCTGTTGCTTTCTGCTTGTTGTCTGCTTGG TGCAGTGACAAGCTGGGCCTTAGTCTTGAGTTGGGTTCATTCGTGGCTGGAATCATGATATCTACCACCGACTTTGCACAGCATACTTTAGAACAG GTGGAACCAATCAGGAACCTGTTCgcagctctctttctttctagtaTTGGAATGCTCATACATGTACATTTTCTGTGGAACCATGTGGATATATTGCTAGCGTCTGTGATTCTGGTTATTGTTGTCAAGACAACCATTGCTGCTGCAGTTACTAAAGCCTTCGGATATAGCATCAGGACATCATTCCAC GTTGGAGTATTGCTTGCTCAAATTGGAGAATTTGCTTTTGTTCTTCTGAGTCGTGCCTCCAATCTTCATCTCATTGAG GGAAAgatgtatcttcttcttcttggaaCAACAGCTCTTAGTCTG GTAACAACTCCTCTCCTGTTCAAGTTGATACCTAACGTCATGAATTTGGGCATCCTTTTGCAATGGTTTCCATCAGAGAGCAGCACTCCAAATAAATGGTTTCCATCGGAGAATG GAAAGAGTTTCTATGATTGA
- the LOC7482174 gene encoding K(+) efflux antiporter 5 isoform X5: MKRGGFACGFGFSRCCCLLLILVCVNGRSDKEVRERFYGNLVNSSAPDNGEGSIAKMFDRVLEKEFSDNDQPEGSDGSSFNNSVADQQAVLETVAKITHEKGKKNDTQVAKYGSVGSRPFQLQDVFSLENEESEDMATLIDKKDNVFVMSNKKSKYPILQVDLRLISDLVVAIVSAAIGGIIFSCLGQPVIVGYLLAGSIIGPGGLNFISEMVQVETVAQFGVVFLLFALGLEFSLTKLKVVGPVAVLGGMLQIVIFMCLCGIVAAMCGAKLSEGVFVGSFLSMSSTAVDCAIGLLFALLPVLGGNSGALQGMISMGKLLLVLSVYLTAASFMSWSFVPRFLKLMIQLSSQTNELYQLAAVAFCLLSAWCSDKLGLSLELGSFVAGIMISTTDFAQHTLEQVEPIRNLFAALFLSSIGMLIHVHFLWNHVDILLASVILVIVVKTTIAAAVTKAFGYSIRTSFHVGVLLAQIGEFAFVLLSRASNLHLIEGKMYLLLLGTTALSLVTTPLLFKLIPNVMNLGILLQWFPSESSTPNKWFPSENGTPNEERVSMIEVRNRLL; encoded by the exons ATGAAAAGAGGAGGGTTTGCATGTGGATTTGGATTCAGCAGGTGCTGTTGTTTGCTCTTGATTTTGGTCTGTGTAAATGGGAGATCCGATAAGGAAGTAAGGGAGAGGTTTTATGGGAATTTGGTGAATTCATCAGCACCTGATAATGGAGAAGGAAGTATTGCTAAAATGTTTGATCGTGTTCTTGAAAAAGAGTTCTCTGACAATGATCAACCTGAAG GTTCTGATGGAAGCAGCTTCAACAACAGTGTAGCTGACCAGCAA GCTGTTTTGGAGACTGTTGCTAAAATCACTCATGAGAAGGGCAAGAAAAACGATACACAAGTGGCTAAGTATGGAAgcgt TGGATCTAGACCTTTTCAGCTTCAAGATGTATTTTCACTGGAAAATGAGGAATCTGAGGATATGGCAACCCTGATTGACAAAAAG GACAATGTATTTGTCATGTCGAACAAGAAATCCAAGTATCCAATTCTTCAAGTAGATTTGAG ATTAATTTCTGATCTAGTGGTTGCCATAGTTTCTGCTGCCATTGGTGGAATTATCTTTTCTTGTTTGGGTCAACCG GTTATTGTTGGCTATCTTCTAGCAGGTTCCATCATTGGACCAGGGGGTCTGAATTTCATCAGTGAGATGGTACAG GTCGAAACTGTTGCACAGTTTGGTGTTGTGTTTCTTCTTTTTGCGTTAGGACTGGAGTTTTCTTTGACTAAG TTAAAAGTTGTGGGCCCTGTAGCTGTTCTTGGAGGGATGcttcaaattgtaatttttatgtgCTTGTGTGGCATAGTTGCTGCG ATGTGTGGAGCAAAGTTGTCTGAGGGTGTATTTGTGGGTTCGTTCCTGTCAATGTCATCAACAGCAGTG GATTGTGCTATTGGTTTATTATTTGCTTTGCTTCCAGTTTTGGGTGGCAACAGTGGCGCTCTGCAAGGAATGATTTCAATGGGGAAGTT GTTATTGGTCTTGTCCGTATACCTCACAGCTGCATCTTTTATGTCCTGGTCGTTTGTTCCTCGCTTTCTTAAGTTAATGATACAGCTATCATCTCAA ACAAATGAACTTTATCAGCTTGCTGCTGTTGCTTTCTGCTTGTTGTCTGCTTGG TGCAGTGACAAGCTGGGCCTTAGTCTTGAGTTGGGTTCATTCGTGGCTGGAATCATGATATCTACCACCGACTTTGCACAGCATACTTTAGAACAG GTGGAACCAATCAGGAACCTGTTCgcagctctctttctttctagtaTTGGAATGCTCATACATGTACATTTTCTGTGGAACCATGTGGATATATTGCTAGCGTCTGTGATTCTGGTTATTGTTGTCAAGACAACCATTGCTGCTGCAGTTACTAAAGCCTTCGGATATAGCATCAGGACATCATTCCAC GTTGGAGTATTGCTTGCTCAAATTGGAGAATTTGCTTTTGTTCTTCTGAGTCGTGCCTCCAATCTTCATCTCATTGAG GGAAAgatgtatcttcttcttcttggaaCAACAGCTCTTAGTCTG GTAACAACTCCTCTCCTGTTCAAGTTGATACCTAACGTCATGAATTTGGGCATCCTTTTGCAATGGTTTCCATCAGAGAGCAGCACTCCAAATAAATGGTTTCCATCGGAGAATGGTACTCCAAATGAG GAAAGAGTTTCTATGATTGAAGTACGTAACAGATTGTTGTGA